The Laribacter hongkongensis DSM 14985 DNA segment CTTCGGCAAACAGTGTGGTGCCGCTGGTGGCCTGCATGTTCATGGCCAGATGCACGTCGACCGACTGGCCGGTGCGTTCGTAAACGCGGTTTTCCAGTGCGTTCTTGGTCAGGCCCAGCGCTGCGGCCATGGCAGCCCAGCCGCCGTTGACCGAACAGCACATCCGCTTGTAGCTCTCGCGCAGCATGTCCACGGTGTATTCCTCCTGTCCGTGGTTATGCGTCCGGCGCGGTTGCCGTAGTCTGGCAACGTGCCCGCAAGGCTTCATGCACCAGTTCGGCGCACATGGCATCCGCAGACACCCCCCAGTCCAGCGCAAGGCTTTCGATCATGGCCCGGCTGGCAGGAGACAGGTCCGGCGCAACCTCGGCCGCGTCGATCATGTCGGAAATGGTCTTTGAGATGCTGGTGTGCTTTTCCTGTGCCCGGTCACGTACCCGTGACAGGCGGCGGTCTGACAGCACCACCGACATGGTCGTCCCTTTGATACCGGGCGTCCGCGGTGCATAGCTGACGGGTGTGGCAGTAGCGTTCATGGTATTTTTGGAGGTTCTTAACTTAGGCGAACGCATTCTGCTCTCGAGCGGGAGCAGAATGCAATAAAAATTATCGTATGGGAATCGGAAGCCGTTTAAAAGCCGAGAGAATCCGTCTTGGCCTCAATCAGCGTGAGATGGCTGCTCATGGGGGGATCGCCCCTTCCGCTTATCACAATTATGAGAACGACACTCGAGCCCCAAGTTCAGACGTATTGCTTGGTCTAGCCAGTGGTGGCGTGGATATCTGGTTCGTGCTTTTTGGCTCGCCGTCACCAGACGCTCTAACTCCTGACGAAGCACTCATCCTGATGGATTACCGCGCCCTGAGTGAGCAAGAAAAATTCAAAGCATCTGTTGCGATCCGGCAACTCGGTCTGGCGTCTAACAACCCCCTGCCTGCGGTTCAGGACACACCGGCGTCTACCCCTAGCGATGCCGCGAGATCTGCTCTTGAGCAGGCTGGTGTGAAGGTCAAAGGTGACGCCGGCAACATCAACACCGGTCCCGT contains these protein-coding regions:
- a CDS encoding helix-turn-helix domain-containing protein, which translates into the protein MGIGSRLKAERIRLGLNQREMAAHGGIAPSAYHNYENDTRAPSSDVLLGLASGGVDIWFVLFGSPSPDALTPDEALILMDYRALSEQEKFKASVAIRQLGLASNNPLPAVQDTPASTPSDAARSALEQAGVKVKGDAGNINTGPVDQSNMTMIVGRRARVIKRDDKK